A stretch of DNA from Pristis pectinata isolate sPriPec2 chromosome 35, sPriPec2.1.pri, whole genome shotgun sequence:
ACCAGTTCGATTCTCTCGAACCCTCATTTCTTTGCAAAGGAGATCTTCATTGCATTCGACTGAGTGATCTTGAACCCCTGCAAGGCATCACGTGCTGCGCCAGCTTGGACCTCATTGTCAAACTCCACAAAGGCGATGTCATGGCGACCAGGGACCAGGCGTACTTCCTTAAACCCAGGGAACCTGGAGATGAGGAGGCAGAAGCTCAGTGGAGCACAAGGCAACCATCAAAACCCAGCACCATCCACCTGTCAGGGTGGCTCCAAAGTGCTTGTACATCTAAAGTACtcttgaagtatagtcactgttgcaacATAGAAGCCAGGTAGACAAATtactttgtgggagcttgctattgATAATATGAAAACAACAGATGAAATGTTTTCAGTGATGCCGATTGTGGGATCAATATTGTttaggacaccagggagaatgtCCCAATCTTCAAAATGTGGTTTGGGATTTATTTGATATGTGTGGACTGGAGCTCAACACATCTGATACCATGAGCAGCTGCACAACACTCCCTCAGTCAGCCTGGATCTTGCACTGCTGCTCGACAGGCGGGGGGCGGACTTGAATTCAAACCATCCTTCGACACGGAGCAGAAGGCTACTGCTGAGCAATGGCTGGCACACTGACAGCAAAGATCTTTGCTATACCATGATAAACAAAAGTACATAATGGCAGGACAAATATCTCAGCCCAGTAAGAAGCCTCTTCCCATATAAAGGCTCCCTGGGTTTTCAGAAACATTAAccattcctctctccatagatgctgcccgacccactgagcatTTTCAGCCCCTCCACCCCAAAAGAACTTTGTTTTAACCCACAGCCCTTCAACCAAGTTTGACGAGTTCCTGGTTAGAATGAGACTAAAACAAACGTTGATGAGGGACAACTGCtccaacaataaaacaaaatgctggaaacactcaggtcaggcactGCGTGTGTGGAAAGAAGAACAGAGTTTAACATCAAAGACCCACCCTCAGAAGTGGGAAAGTAAGGAAACCAAGGTGAAGTTCCAGAAAGTGTCCACCTTCTCACTttcagacaaagggtctttgacctgaaacattaaccatttctctctccacagatgctgcctgacctactgagcattttctgtttttatttcagatttccaacatctgcagttttgtttgattttcatcctCTCCCACAAGCTGGAAGGTCAGAAGGGACGAGGGGAAATGGCACCTTCCTTCACTCTGGGAACCTCAGATACAAAAGTAAACCTCCCCATCCTTGCACCCACCAACCCCACACCCTCCAGCAATACCCACACATTTATTCAGCACTCATCTCCCCAGCTCAGCATCTCAGTTGCAGGTCTAGTCATTTTTGCCCCTTCTGATACTTACTGATTGAAAAGCATGGACAACATCAACTCATTGGTCTCCTCAGGCAGGTTGGTCAGGAAGAGGATGTGATTGGGTGGATTTTCAGACACCTGgagaacagaaaaaaagaaatggcagttaagtTCCATGCAAGTCGTTCTCACCACAGGACACACGGCACCGTGGCTCTGCTCAAGAAActgccccacccacacaccctatGCTATCTCTCTGCTTTCTCAGTGCCACAAGACCCTGACTGACTGCTTCACTCCAAAGGCTAAATCTTAAAGCTTGGTAGTCCAGCTCAGGCACTGAGCCCTGCCACATCATGGGATGCTTCGAGTGGTTAGCAAAAATAAACAATGGCAGTGGACCCCAAGTTTAATGAAAAAGATGACATAGGATTTTAATTTAGGTCAGTTAATTCTAAATCAGTGAGCAACAAAGTAAATATTTAGAAACAATTCTGTAAAGCAATCTTAACAGGGCAGAGCATTTCCTTGCAACTTATGCAGGGATGCCCAAgaacaaagcacagatttaaacactCAGTGGTGAAGCCACTAAGAGAACTCATCACATAATGAGGGCCTTCCTCCAGGAATTTTTTCCAATTGCCAAGGTAAGAGTTTGTCTACAATTCGGAGGGTATTTGTACTTTCATCTCcatgtgaattttataaatgacttggatgaagtggaagggtgtgttggtaagtttgcagatgacacgaaggttggtggtgtagtagatagtgcagaaggttgtcataggttgcaatgggatatagacaggatgcagagcccagcagagaagtggcagatggagttcaatcctgagaagtgtgaagtgatacactttggaagatcaaacttgaaggcagagtacaaggttaatggcaggattttcagcagtgtggaggaacagatcttTGGTGTCCAAGTacataggtccctcaaagttgctgcacaagttgatagggtggttatgGTGACGTATgttgtgctggtcttcattagccaggggattgtgttcgagagctgagaggtaatgttgcagctctaagactctggttagaccacatttggaatattgtatgctgttctggtcacattataggaaggatgtggaaactttggagagggtagaggagatttacaaggatgctgcctggattggagaatgaggagagtttgagccagtcagcttttctctttggagtgagagaggatgagaagtgacttgacagaggtgtacaagattagaggcatagacagagtggacagccagcatcttttcccagggcagtaacggccaataccagaggtcatctGTTtgaggtgcatggaggaaagttaagGGCAGATGTCTGAGAGAGTTTCTTAAAAAAagtgtgctgggtgcctggaacgcattgctggggggtggtggtagggctgatatgatagggtcatttaagagattcttagataggtacatggatgaaagaaaaatagagggttatgggaggtgaagtagagagggggatagattgaatgtggataaggtgtatataggtcagcacaacattgtgggctggagggcctgtactgtgctacactgttctaCATTCCTCAAACACCAACTGGACACTTACCGTCTGAGCAGGTGGTGGCATCTGGCCAGGCATCATTTGGCCAGGAGGAATGGAACCTGGTGGCATCTGGCCAGGTGCCATCCCAGGTGGAGGCATCATCCCAGGTGGTGGCATGTAGGGAGGCTGCCCCGACATTGGCATCATCCGTGGGGCTTGGCTCATCATAGGCATGCCCTGGGACAAACACAGCAATGAAGAACAGAGACTGGTTCACCAAGCAGtaaaatctagagcaacaaatgtTGTGTTAACATGacaccccgcaccccccccccccctttgctgACAGCTGTTTTGCCCCCACCACAGACCCAGTTTCTGCTGCAGCAAACCCCAGATGTTCAGTGATGGCCACTTAAACATTGCCATGACTGTATAAACATGGAAGACACTTTGGGAAGTAGTGCCTGAGATGGTGAAACCTAAAAGGCACTAAAGATCAAAGACCAGAGTCAACGTGGAGGTAACCCACAGCTGAAGCTTAGTTCCCAAGAATGCAAAGTGAGTTGATACGATTTATCCCAGAAGCCTCCATTGAGATCAGTAGACAGTGAGGGAACTgagagcaggaggagagagaCTGACGATTCCACTGGCTTTGCTCAGGTTTCAACAGTTCAGGCCTAGCCAATTGCTCAAGTTCAGTAAAAATTCACTTCCAAGTCGAACTGGACATTATCCAGCAGCACGGCAGGTAAACTAGTTTTAAATGCAACAATTCAAGCAGCAAGACAAAGTTAACACCATCCAACTGTGACCATTAagaacaaaaccctaatcacctacagtttagcaacactgtagaacatcacagcatagtacaggcccttcagcccctgaccactttgcactaaaatggacttttttgttctaattgttttctttgtataaaatgtgtataatttatgtccaatttatgcttttcttgtgaatgctgcttatctgatgctatgtgcctgtgatgctgctgcgagtttttccactgcacctgtgcatatgacaataactcgACCTTGAGAAACAACTTTTAACATAAAAAGaccaattttaaaaatcaagtgaTAAACATAAGTGTTTAGATTAACTAGGAAAAGACACtaaatgtccagctgactggaaaCGCCCTTTCAGAGTTAACTGATCAACACCAATAGCAATCAGGGTTCACCTATGGCTTGGCAATGTGGACAGGGGATGGTTCAGAGTTCATCAGCAGGACCAGTGCTGGACCCAGACTGCCCCATCATCATACAGCCTTTTCTGTGGCTCTTGAAcaaacctgcataaccctaatcactacctcagtaggtcaacactatgaccactttgcaatgcaatcgactgattttttttgttccaattgtgttctttgtatgtttttcttgtgaatgttgtgcatctgatgctgtgtgcctgtgacgctgctgttagtaagttttccattgcacctgtgcacacatggacttgtgcatatggcaataaattgGACTGACTTTGTCACCTCAGTAACAGGCTTACACAGCCCATCCAGCCAATGAGTAGGCAGGTAATTTGATTCCCAACAAGTTACTCATTCCCATTCAGATGGTGTCACAGGTGGTCACACTTACCGAGACGGGAGGGGGCACAGCATTGGCTGTTGGTGGGGCATTTGCTTTCTTGTTGACAGAAGGTTCAGGAGCTttcaccttcctcttctccttcttCCTGTCACGTTCCACGTAGGTGCCCTTCATCTTGGCTATAATATCAGAATCCGTTTTTGCATACTGGATCCGctgttgatggggggggggggggggggaaaaatgtTGCATCAAACTACTGAAATGCCACGAGGGTAATTTGGGCCTTGTCGTTAAAACCCCTGGTGCAGGAGCAACACTTCCATTTGATCTGCAGTAAAAAAATCCTCTATAGAGAACACAAGTTATAGTAGCgcagaagaaaaggaaggagtACCAGCTGCAAACCTCTCAAGCTAACAAGTGGGGATAAGGCTTGCTGACAAGAGACAAGACCTTAAAGTTTTGGTTCAATTGGAACTTGCTACATCCTGGAGCAGTTGAAGGGCATCCAAGGTAAACCAGATAAGCACAGGAAGGATAATGTAACAGGTTATACTGATCAGGTTAATTGGGCAGTAGGTTTGTGTGGACCAAACACACCGGCTCAGACTAGGTGGGTCGTATGTCTCATTTGTGACTTAATTTCTTTGCATTTGGGTCAACTGCAACCCAATCACATTAGTAGAagattgaaataaaagcaaaaggccAAGCATCACACTTTAGTGTGCCCAAGAATAGAGTACATCCATGAGGAACTCACCATCGGCTTGTCATAGAACGGAAACCCTTGCATAGACCTTAGGGCATTGGTAGCACTGCTGACTTCCTTGAAAATGACAAAGGCCTGCCCCCGCATCTTCAGGTTCCTGGAGACAAGGATGTCCAGAATTTGGCCAAActgggagaagatggcatagAGCGACTTCTTCAGCTCTGGAGACACACAGAACATCAATCAGCTTTTGTTTCAACTCAGCACAGAATAACAAGTGTCAACAGACCTTAATCACTGCTGTGGTTTCGTTCACTGGTGTACAGGATGATGACAAACGCTTGCTTACACATGAAGTCACACAGGGCATGGTGCTGGTCTCCATAATACAAGAACTGAGGTATTAGGGATGCATGAATCACACTACTAGAGTATTAACTTACACGGAAGGATGGAATTGATGGGGCTATTCTCCCTTAAACAAGTGGTGAGCcaagggaggaatttaaaattatgaaggagttTAAAGAGCGACAGATGGAGAAGTTCTTTGGACTGTTGGTAGCTCCAAATATATATCACAAGTCTAACAGTCAACCCTAACAAGTCCCTTTAAGGGGTTCAAGGGAAATTTGTTTACCCCAAACAGTACAAGTTGGGATTTGCTATAACGGGTAACAGTTCAGTACTCCTTGATAAACGAGGTTGATAAATACATGGGAGAATGGAAAACAGTAACCAGATATGAACCaattgggtcaaatggcctgcttttgAACCAAGTTTCCATGCCATCCTCTGTAACCCTGTTGTCAAATTCACTGATGTGCAACCCATTAACTCAAGGTGCTGTTGCTTCAGATGCTCTCCAAATAGTTACCATCTTTTTTAATCTTCTCGTTCAAATTATTGATGTAGATGGTGTGGTTTGGACGGGTGTCCTGGACAGACATGGCTCTTCACTGAACTAAATGAAATTCAAAACGAGAAAAAAAGATCAGTCATGGCCTGATGGCAATCACTGCAAAACAAACTTCTTCACTGCTACAGAAAATCAACAAACACAGATCACTGTAGGAGAGCAAAAGTTGACCCAGAAATCACAAATTTAAAGCCAACCATAGCAACTTGTGAAATTTAATAAATCCAAAAGGATTTTGGCTTTGTTCACAAAACAATGACCAAAGGTCACACAAAACCCTTACTTGGACCCTTTTCGTTTATGTCAGTGAACAACACGTGGGTCTGGTGCTGACAATGAAGACCACAAACAGGCACTAAATGAAACTCTTCGTGCCACATTGCAATCCCCACTTTTCAGACTGTTATTCTGCAGAGTACAACAATGCATGTGCTCATCCAGGGTACGTGTTTTTAAAAAGATATGAGGATTTCTGCCTTCAATTCGTTTCAGTCAGCAAATTCCACAGCCCCACTTTTTCTTGGGTAAAAGCAACTGATAGGCTGAAGAGTTTGCTAATTATACCAAAACCAACAGCACaattaatagaaaaaaaattgtagactGCAAGATACCATCAATGTATTGGTTGAGTGAACAAAAGTAGCAAACACCAgtgtggagaagtggcagataatgAACATAGGGATGGCAAacaagagaacacaagaaaataggagcagaagcaaGGCActgggtccctcaagcctgtcctgccattcaatatgatcatggctgacctgtgctagcctcaacacctcttctgtgccagttccccatagctcccAATTCTTTaagctttcaaatatttatctatctccaccttaaatatatctagcAATGTCTGACCCTTGGGACAGAGAAttcaagattcaccaccctcagagaagaaatgatTATGCACCTCAGGTTCAAAAGACCAGCTCCTTATTCTGTAGCTACATTCCCTTTTTGActttcccactggtggaaacatctcaacatctactctgtcaaatgTGGAcaaagactccagatgctggaatctggagcaaaaaaaaacaaaatgccagaggaactcagcagttcaggcagcatctgtggagggaaatggacagtcaacatttccagtctagatccttcatctggacttaaccctgtcaagtccccttagaatcttatgtacaaggggtccattcaagagtcttgaaACAGATTCTattccactgtcataagactcttgaatggaccttttgtatgCTCAAGATGAatgcttgatctctcaatctacctagttatgacccttgcactttgtcaacctgcactctctgtaactactacactatattctgcattgtttctgtctccccccccccccccccaaccgtactaccttgatatacttatgcatggaataatttgtctggatggcatggaaacaaaagcttttcactggatctcagtacatgtggcaacaataaaccaattacgaataaggtcaccccctcattcttctgaactccatagaATACAGACTCAACCTGTCAACCTGAAAATTCCTACCCcactcacagatgctgttcaacccactgagttcctccagcagattgcatgctgctacagattccagcacctgcagtctcgtgtctcttgCAACATTGCAGCGACTAAACCACCCATCTACTAGTCGCCACTGAGCCAAATGTTGGACCCAGAACCTTTGCGATCCTGATCAGCCGGGCTGAGGCATTCAATCTCACTTGAAATGCAGTTACACAAGGTCAAATGCCctccttgcactttgtctacctgctctgcactctttcctaatCTTTTTAagagtttccaaattaatacaggttaATATATATCATCGacgattgtacatgtaatacgaagagatcaagagaacaatcacagcatagataatcataaagaataataatataaaaaaatctttagatctc
This window harbors:
- the snrpa gene encoding U1 small nuclear ribonucleoprotein A; protein product: MSVQDTRPNHTIYINNLNEKIKKDELKKSLYAIFSQFGQILDILVSRNLKMRGQAFVIFKEVSSATNALRSMQGFPFYDKPMRIQYAKTDSDIIAKMKGTYVERDRKKEKRKVKAPEPSVNKKANAPPTANAVPPPVSGMPMMSQAPRMMPMSGQPPYMPPPGMMPPPGMAPGQMPPGSIPPGQMMPGQMPPPAQTVSENPPNHILFLTNLPEETNELMLSMLFNQFPGFKEVRLVPGRHDIAFVEFDNEVQAGAARDALQGFKITQSNAMKISFAKK